One region of Camelina sativa cultivar DH55 chromosome 6, Cs, whole genome shotgun sequence genomic DNA includes:
- the LOC104791694 gene encoding SUPPRESSOR OF ABI3-5 isoform X1, with amino-acid sequence MDPGRYGRQQEWDNNSAPEGYGTEQDPNNRFGVSYDEGYPDERLMRDDDGYSYPPGQNTLGALPQSRRRNYEENYPRELRRQEKPYMDSNYAADYYHDSEVASRNGYYRDHEHERSSRYDGRDDYSGGDYTHRSRNYHHSREASREKSYDYARRSYDSDYERGSVRDGNQKSRDSQDRGRDSRDRVWDSRDRVWDSRDRDWDRRCFSRERDESPHKRYEKSQSRSTGRGEFARSRSPRGRSHGRSYREDSYEGDHWHESERRREYEDRHDQDHFSATPSATVLVKGLSMKSTEEDLYQILAEWGPLHDVRVIREQSSGISRGFAFIDFPTVDAAHIMMDRIEHDGIVLDGMKLIFHYSSQPSGRAGVSRRQEHASRRSYGGNRSMMVPTDWMCIICGCINFARRTSCFQCNEPKTKDSPAADVGLSNSAPGKRTSETGPTHVLVVRGLDEDADEEMIRYEFSKHAPIKDLRLVRDKFTHVSRGYAFVHFCSVEDATKALEATNGTALEKNGKILRVAYAKSVHGSGTGIAAPSHSSNLAAAAIEAAAFSQQYDGVGWAPKEYNPNENQTTGEQAQGVGEIESQKGASAPQSGYVWDEASGYYYDAASGYYYDGNSGLYYDSNSGLWYSYDQQTQQYVPCPDQNNESKLTENQPESAKMEKSSQQKVIISAAATPNVEKALSLPDAVQAAAAAAIASEKREKERVKEIKLASKSSILASKKKMSNVLTMWKQRSHEPQIQRPSPSLGNNPPTVSAEARSSFSAGQSKGKLKSDVNIAEERSTSNNGVSALTTTESSSSSTTAGTLMGVMRGSFGGTQRGVSSANVQTPPVIPSASPASVSVSGSGRRRRFSETPTAVPTHREQPQASYRDRAAERRNLYGSSTSNENDGIDSNEDIMGLRKGSLDPTPFPPGVGGRGITTTTEVNSFDVITEERAIDESNVGNRMLRNMGWHEGSGLGKDGSGMKEPVQAQGVDRRAGLGSQQKKVDAEFEVQPGDTYRTLLQKKALARFRDMSDNN; translated from the exons ATGGATCCTGGTCGATATGGTCGTCAGCAAGAATGGGATAATAACAGT GCTCCGGAGGGTTATGGTACTGAGCAGGATCCAAATAATCG GTTTGGCGTATCATATGATGAGGGATATCCTGATGAAAGGTTGATGCGGGATGATGATGGCTACAGTTATCCACCTGGACAGAATACTCTGGGTGCGCTGCCTCAATCTAGAAGGCGAAACTATGAAGAAAATTATCCTCGTGAACTTCGCAGGCAAGAAAAGCCGTACATGGATTCAAATTATGCTGCTGATTATTATCACGATAGTGAAGTTGCGAGTCGAAATGGATACTACCGTGATCATGAACACGAAAGGTCGTCACGGTATGATGGCCGCGATGACTATTCTGGTGGTGATTATACCCATAGATCTAGAAATTACCATCATAGTAGAGAAGCTAGCCGGGAGAAAAGTTATGATTATGCTCGCCGTAGTTATGATTCTGATTATGAAAGGGGCAGTGTTAGAGATGGCAATCAAAAGAGTCGGGATTCGCAGGATAGAGGACGGGACTCACGAGATAGAGTATGGGACTCACGAGATAGAGTATGGGACTCACGTGATAGGGACTGGGACAGACGATGTTTCAGCCGTGAAAGAGATGAGAGTCCTCATAAGAGATATGAGAAATCACAATCTCGATCTACCGGACGTGGTGAGTTCGCTAGATCAAGATCTCCTAGGGGTCGTAGCCATGGGCGGAGTTACCGGGAGGACAGCTACGAGGGCGATCACTGGCATGAAAGTGAGAGACGAAGAGAATACGAAGATAGACATGACCAGGATCATTTTTCTGCT ACCCCATCCGCCACTGTTCTTGTGAAGGGTCTCTCAATGAAATCAACAGAAGAAGATCTATACCAGATTCTG GCTGAATGGGGTCCATTGCATGATGTCCGTGTGATTCGGGAGCAAAGTTCTGGGATTTCTCGTGGATTTGCTTTTATAGATTTCCCCACGGTG GATGCCGCACACATCATGATGGACAGAATTGAGCATGATGGTATAGTTTTGGATGGAATGAAGCTAATATTCCATTACAG CAGCCAACCTAGTGGTAGGGCTGGTGTGTCCCGTAGGCAGGAACATGCTTCTAGGCGCAGTTATGGTGGAAATCGAAGCATGATGGTTCCCACAGATTGGATGTGTATAATCTGTGGCTGTATCAATTTTGCGCGGCGAACCTCCTGCTTTCAG TGTAATGAACCCAAGACCAAGGATTCTCCTGCAGCTGATGTAGGTTTATCAAACTCAGCACCAGGAAAACGAACTTCGGAGACAg GTCCAACTCATGTCTTAGTTGTACGTGGGTTGGATGAAGATGCTGATGAGGAAATGATTCGGTATGAATTTTCCAAACATGCTCCTATCAAG GATCTTCGTCTTGTGAGAGACAAATTCACACATGTTTCACGAGGAtatgcatttgtgcatttttgTTCG GTTGAGGATGCTACCAAGGCACTTGAAGCAACAAACGGAACAGCTCTTGAAAAGAATGGTAAAATCCTTAGAGTTGCGTATGCAAAGAGTGTGCATGGTTCTGGCACTGGTATAGCAGCACCCTCTCACTCCAGCAACCTTGCTGCTGCTGCAATTGAAGCTGCAGCATTTTCTCAGCAG taTGACGGTGTTGGATGGGCTCCAAAGGAATACAATCCCAATGAGAATCAAACCACTGGAGAGCAGGCCCAGGGAGTTGGGGAAATTGAATCCCAGAAAGGGGCTTCCGCTCCACAGTCTGGCTATGTGTGGGATGAAGCATCTGGTTATTACTATGATGCTGCTTCTGGATACTACTATGATGGAAATTCAG GTCTTTATTATGACAGCAATAGTGGGCTTTGGTACTCGTATGACCAGCAAACACAACAATATGTTCCTTGTCCTGATCAGAATAATGAGAGTAAATTAACTGAAAATCAACCAGAATCTGCCAAGATGGAGAAATCCAGTcaacaaaaagttattatttcAGCGGCTGCTACCCCTAATGTAGAAAAGGCTTTGTCCTTACCAGATGCGGTTCAGGCGGCTGCAGCAGCAGCAATTGcatcagagaagagagagaaagagagagtgaaggAGATAAAACTTGCATCAAAGAGTAGCATACTGGCaagcaagaaaaaaatgagtaaCGTTTTAACAATGTGGAAGCAGCGGAGTCATGAACCCCAAATACAGCGTCCCTCTCCCTCACTTGGGAACAATCCACCTACAGTTTCCGCTGAAGCAAGGTCGTCCTTCTCCGCTGGACAATCCAAGGGCAAGCTGAAATCTGATGTAAATATTGCAGAGGAGAGAAGTACCTCCAATAATGGAGTTTCTGCACTGACAACTACAGAGAGCTCGAGCAGCAGTACGACAGCAGGAACTTTGATGGGGGTGATGAGAGGTTCCTTTGGAGGAACTCAGAGAGGAGTTTCTTCAGCTAATGTACAAACGCCCCCAGTTATACCTTCTGCGTCTCCAGCTTCGGTTTCGGTTTCTGGaagtgggagaagaagaaggttctctGAAACGCCGACTGCAGTGCCTACTCACAGAGAACAGCCTCAGGCATCATATCGAGACCGAGCTGCAGAAAGAAGAAACTTATATGGTTCATCAACTTCAAATGAAAATGACGGTATTGATTCAA atgaggatataATGGGGTTGAGAAAAGGTTCATTGGATCCAACACCTTTTCCTCCTGGCGTGGGTGGACGTGGGATTACAACAACCACGGAAGTCAATAGTTTCGATGTAATTACAGAAGAGAGGGCAATAGACGAGAGTAACGTGGGAAACAGAATGCTGAGGAACATGGGGTGGCACGAAGGATCG GGTTTGGGAAAAGACGGGAGTGGAATGAAAGAACCGGTGCAAGCGCAAGGCGTTGATAGGAGAGCAGGACTTGGAAGTCAGCAGAAGAAGGTTGATGCTGAGTTTGAGGTTCAGCCTGGTGACACTTACAGAACTCTTCTCCAAAAGAAAGCACTTGCAAGGTTTCGTGACATGTCTGACAATAATTGA
- the LOC104791694 gene encoding SUPPRESSOR OF ABI3-5 isoform X2 has protein sequence MDPGRYGRQQEWDNNSAPEGYGTEQDPNNRFGVSYDEGYPDERLMRDDDGYSYPPGQNTLGALPQSRRRNYEENYPRELRRQEKPYMDSNYAADYYHDSEVASRNGYYRDHEHERSSRYDGRDDYSGGDYTHRSRNYHHSREASREKSYDYARRSYDSDYERGSVRDGNQKSRDSQDRGRDSRDRVWDSRDRVWDSRDRDWDRRCFSRERDESPHKRYEKSQSRSTGRGEFARSRSPRGRSHGRSYREDSYEGDHWHESERRREYEDRHDQDHFSATPSATVLVKGLSMKSTEEDLYQILAEWGPLHDVRVIREQSSGISRGFAFIDFPTVDAAHIMMDRIEHDGIVLDGMKLIFHYSQPSGRAGVSRRQEHASRRSYGGNRSMMVPTDWMCIICGCINFARRTSCFQCNEPKTKDSPAADVGLSNSAPGKRTSETGPTHVLVVRGLDEDADEEMIRYEFSKHAPIKDLRLVRDKFTHVSRGYAFVHFCSVEDATKALEATNGTALEKNGKILRVAYAKSVHGSGTGIAAPSHSSNLAAAAIEAAAFSQQYDGVGWAPKEYNPNENQTTGEQAQGVGEIESQKGASAPQSGYVWDEASGYYYDAASGYYYDGNSGLYYDSNSGLWYSYDQQTQQYVPCPDQNNESKLTENQPESAKMEKSSQQKVIISAAATPNVEKALSLPDAVQAAAAAAIASEKREKERVKEIKLASKSSILASKKKMSNVLTMWKQRSHEPQIQRPSPSLGNNPPTVSAEARSSFSAGQSKGKLKSDVNIAEERSTSNNGVSALTTTESSSSSTTAGTLMGVMRGSFGGTQRGVSSANVQTPPVIPSASPASVSVSGSGRRRRFSETPTAVPTHREQPQASYRDRAAERRNLYGSSTSNENDGIDSNEDIMGLRKGSLDPTPFPPGVGGRGITTTTEVNSFDVITEERAIDESNVGNRMLRNMGWHEGSGLGKDGSGMKEPVQAQGVDRRAGLGSQQKKVDAEFEVQPGDTYRTLLQKKALARFRDMSDNN, from the exons ATGGATCCTGGTCGATATGGTCGTCAGCAAGAATGGGATAATAACAGT GCTCCGGAGGGTTATGGTACTGAGCAGGATCCAAATAATCG GTTTGGCGTATCATATGATGAGGGATATCCTGATGAAAGGTTGATGCGGGATGATGATGGCTACAGTTATCCACCTGGACAGAATACTCTGGGTGCGCTGCCTCAATCTAGAAGGCGAAACTATGAAGAAAATTATCCTCGTGAACTTCGCAGGCAAGAAAAGCCGTACATGGATTCAAATTATGCTGCTGATTATTATCACGATAGTGAAGTTGCGAGTCGAAATGGATACTACCGTGATCATGAACACGAAAGGTCGTCACGGTATGATGGCCGCGATGACTATTCTGGTGGTGATTATACCCATAGATCTAGAAATTACCATCATAGTAGAGAAGCTAGCCGGGAGAAAAGTTATGATTATGCTCGCCGTAGTTATGATTCTGATTATGAAAGGGGCAGTGTTAGAGATGGCAATCAAAAGAGTCGGGATTCGCAGGATAGAGGACGGGACTCACGAGATAGAGTATGGGACTCACGAGATAGAGTATGGGACTCACGTGATAGGGACTGGGACAGACGATGTTTCAGCCGTGAAAGAGATGAGAGTCCTCATAAGAGATATGAGAAATCACAATCTCGATCTACCGGACGTGGTGAGTTCGCTAGATCAAGATCTCCTAGGGGTCGTAGCCATGGGCGGAGTTACCGGGAGGACAGCTACGAGGGCGATCACTGGCATGAAAGTGAGAGACGAAGAGAATACGAAGATAGACATGACCAGGATCATTTTTCTGCT ACCCCATCCGCCACTGTTCTTGTGAAGGGTCTCTCAATGAAATCAACAGAAGAAGATCTATACCAGATTCTG GCTGAATGGGGTCCATTGCATGATGTCCGTGTGATTCGGGAGCAAAGTTCTGGGATTTCTCGTGGATTTGCTTTTATAGATTTCCCCACGGTG GATGCCGCACACATCATGATGGACAGAATTGAGCATGATGGTATAGTTTTGGATGGAATGAAGCTAATATTCCATTACAG CCAACCTAGTGGTAGGGCTGGTGTGTCCCGTAGGCAGGAACATGCTTCTAGGCGCAGTTATGGTGGAAATCGAAGCATGATGGTTCCCACAGATTGGATGTGTATAATCTGTGGCTGTATCAATTTTGCGCGGCGAACCTCCTGCTTTCAG TGTAATGAACCCAAGACCAAGGATTCTCCTGCAGCTGATGTAGGTTTATCAAACTCAGCACCAGGAAAACGAACTTCGGAGACAg GTCCAACTCATGTCTTAGTTGTACGTGGGTTGGATGAAGATGCTGATGAGGAAATGATTCGGTATGAATTTTCCAAACATGCTCCTATCAAG GATCTTCGTCTTGTGAGAGACAAATTCACACATGTTTCACGAGGAtatgcatttgtgcatttttgTTCG GTTGAGGATGCTACCAAGGCACTTGAAGCAACAAACGGAACAGCTCTTGAAAAGAATGGTAAAATCCTTAGAGTTGCGTATGCAAAGAGTGTGCATGGTTCTGGCACTGGTATAGCAGCACCCTCTCACTCCAGCAACCTTGCTGCTGCTGCAATTGAAGCTGCAGCATTTTCTCAGCAG taTGACGGTGTTGGATGGGCTCCAAAGGAATACAATCCCAATGAGAATCAAACCACTGGAGAGCAGGCCCAGGGAGTTGGGGAAATTGAATCCCAGAAAGGGGCTTCCGCTCCACAGTCTGGCTATGTGTGGGATGAAGCATCTGGTTATTACTATGATGCTGCTTCTGGATACTACTATGATGGAAATTCAG GTCTTTATTATGACAGCAATAGTGGGCTTTGGTACTCGTATGACCAGCAAACACAACAATATGTTCCTTGTCCTGATCAGAATAATGAGAGTAAATTAACTGAAAATCAACCAGAATCTGCCAAGATGGAGAAATCCAGTcaacaaaaagttattatttcAGCGGCTGCTACCCCTAATGTAGAAAAGGCTTTGTCCTTACCAGATGCGGTTCAGGCGGCTGCAGCAGCAGCAATTGcatcagagaagagagagaaagagagagtgaaggAGATAAAACTTGCATCAAAGAGTAGCATACTGGCaagcaagaaaaaaatgagtaaCGTTTTAACAATGTGGAAGCAGCGGAGTCATGAACCCCAAATACAGCGTCCCTCTCCCTCACTTGGGAACAATCCACCTACAGTTTCCGCTGAAGCAAGGTCGTCCTTCTCCGCTGGACAATCCAAGGGCAAGCTGAAATCTGATGTAAATATTGCAGAGGAGAGAAGTACCTCCAATAATGGAGTTTCTGCACTGACAACTACAGAGAGCTCGAGCAGCAGTACGACAGCAGGAACTTTGATGGGGGTGATGAGAGGTTCCTTTGGAGGAACTCAGAGAGGAGTTTCTTCAGCTAATGTACAAACGCCCCCAGTTATACCTTCTGCGTCTCCAGCTTCGGTTTCGGTTTCTGGaagtgggagaagaagaaggttctctGAAACGCCGACTGCAGTGCCTACTCACAGAGAACAGCCTCAGGCATCATATCGAGACCGAGCTGCAGAAAGAAGAAACTTATATGGTTCATCAACTTCAAATGAAAATGACGGTATTGATTCAA atgaggatataATGGGGTTGAGAAAAGGTTCATTGGATCCAACACCTTTTCCTCCTGGCGTGGGTGGACGTGGGATTACAACAACCACGGAAGTCAATAGTTTCGATGTAATTACAGAAGAGAGGGCAATAGACGAGAGTAACGTGGGAAACAGAATGCTGAGGAACATGGGGTGGCACGAAGGATCG GGTTTGGGAAAAGACGGGAGTGGAATGAAAGAACCGGTGCAAGCGCAAGGCGTTGATAGGAGAGCAGGACTTGGAAGTCAGCAGAAGAAGGTTGATGCTGAGTTTGAGGTTCAGCCTGGTGACACTTACAGAACTCTTCTCCAAAAGAAAGCACTTGCAAGGTTTCGTGACATGTCTGACAATAATTGA
- the LOC104791696 gene encoding uncharacterized protein LOC104791696: MKKWLISGAVVIVLIGLGVWAYVAITPPPPKRCGTPGGPPITAPRIRLSDGRYLAYEEHGVSRQNATFKIIYIHAFSTFRRDAVIASRVRPGFLEKNGIYVVSYDRPGYGESDPDPSRNEKTLAHDVEQLADQLQLGSKFYVVGYSMGGQAVWGVLKYIPHRLAGATLLCPVINSWWPSFPDSLTWELWNKQSKTERFAMLVTHHTPWLLYWWNTQKLFPPSAVMESSPKIFSPQDLALLPKLAVRVPYKNQTTQQGTHESLDRDLIVGFGKWSFDPMKIDNPFPKGEGSVHMWQGDDDRLVPIQLQRIIAQKLSWIKYHEIPGAGHFFPMADGIAETVLKELLPIPQAS, encoded by the exons ATGAAGAAAT GGTTAATATCAGGAGCAGTTGTAATAGTTCTGATTGGATTAGGGGTATGGGCTTATGTTGCCATTACACCTCCACCTCCTAAGAGATGCGGAACTCCCGGTGGACCGCCCATTACCGCCCCTAGGATCCGTCTCAGCGATGGCCGTTATTTGGCCTACGAAGAACATGGAGTTAGTAGACAAAATGCCACTTTCAAGATCATCTATATTCACGCATTCTCCACGTTTAGGCGCGATGCTGTTATCGCCAGCCGTGTTCGCCCT GGTTTTCTTGAGAAAAACGGCATCTACGTGGTGTCATATGATCGACCTGGTTATGGAGAGAGCGATCCTGACCCGAGTCGCAATGAAAAGACTTTAGCTCATGACGTTGAACAACTCGCTGACCAATTACAACTTGGTTCCAAATTTTACGTGGTTGGATACTCAATGGGAGGTCAAGCTGTTTGGGGTGTTCTCAAGTACATTCCCCACAGGCTCGCTGGAGCGACATTGCTTTGTCCTGTAATCAACTCATGGTGGCCGAGTTTCCCGGATAGTTTGACATGGGAGCTATGGAACAAGCAATCTAAAACCGAAAGGTTTGCTATGCTCGTAACTCATCACACTCCATGGCTACTCTATTGGTGGAACACTCAAAAGCTATTCCCACCATCAGCTGTGATGGAATCAAGCCCCAAGATATTCTCTCCTCAAGATCTTGCATTACTGCCCAAACTCGCCGTAAGGGTGCCTTACAAGAACCAAACGACGCAACAAGGGACACACGAATCATTAGACCGAGACCTGATAGTTGGATTTGGGAAATGGAGTTTTGATCCGATGAAGATCGATAATCCGTTCCCAAAGGGGGAAGGTTCGGTACATATGTGGCAAGGGGATGATGATCGGCTCGTCCCAATACAACTACAAAGGATCATTGCTCAGAAACTAAGTTGGATCAAGTATCATGAGATTCCAGGTGCTGGTCACTTTTTTCCGATGGCGGATGGTATAGCAGAAACTGTATTGAAAGAACTCTTGCCTATCCCTCAAGCATCTTAA